The segment GCCTGCGCATCATCGGCGGCGGGCAGCGGCTCCAGCTGGACTGGCCGGAACTGGCCTCGTACCCGGACTACGGACTCGTCCGCAAGCGCGACGACTTCGACGAGACCCTGGCCCGCCAGGCGCAGAAGGCCGGCGCCCGCCTGTACGAACGCTGCAACGTCGGCGAGCCCGTCCGGGACCCGCGCACCGGGCACATCACCGGCGTGCACGCGAAGCTCGGCGAGGAGAAGACCCCGGTCACCTTCCACGCCCCGCTCGTCGTCGCCGCCGACGGCAACTCCTCCCGGCTCTCCCTGGCGATGGGCCTGCACCGGCGCGAGGACCGCCCGATGGGCGTGGCGGTGCGCACCTACTTCACCTCGCCCCGGCACGACGACGACTACCTGGAGTCCTGGCTGGAGCTGTGGGACCGGCGCGGTCCGCAGGACCGGCTGCTGCCCGGCTACGGCTGGATCTTCGGCATGGGCGACGGCACGTCCAACGTCGGCCTCGGCATCCTCAACTCCTCCTCCGCCTTCAAGGAGCTGGACTGGCGCGAGGTCCTCAAGGCCTGGTGCGCGTCCATGCCGGAGGACTGGGGCTACACCCCCGAAAACATGACGCAGCCGATCCGCGGCGCGGCCCTGCCGATGGCCTTCAACCGGCAGCCGCACTACACCAAGGGCCTGCTGCTGGTCGGCGACGCGGGCGGCCTCGTCAACCCGTTCAACGGCGAGGGCATCGCCTACGCGATGGAGTCCGGCCAGATCGCGGCGGAGGTCATCGTCCAGGCCCACGCCCGCGCCACCCCGGCCCAGCGCGAGCTGGCGCTGCACAGCTACCCGAAGGTGCTGAAGGAGACCTACGGCGGCTACTACACGCTGGGCCGCGCCTTCGTGAAGCTGATCGGCAACCCGACGGTCATGAAGATCGCCGCGCAGCGCGGCCTGACGCACCCGGTGCTGATGCGCTTCACGCTGAAGATGCTGGCGAACCTGACGGACCCGACGGGCGGCGACGCGATGGACCGCATCATCAACGGCCTCTCGAAGGTCGCCCCGAAGGCCTGACCGTGTGACCACGGCCGCCCGGCATGCGCATGCGGCCGGGCGGCCGGGGTACGGCGGCGCCCGCGCGCTCAGACGTTGACGGTCTTCACCTTCGGCGAGCCGGGAAGCTCCTCCGCGGCCTTGCACAGGGCCGGGATGTGCGACCGGTCGGAGGTGACGAGCAGCACCGGAGGGGCGCACAGCGCTGCTGTGGCGACGACGAGGGCGTCCACGAGGCATTCGTGACCGTCGAGGCCGGACACGTCCAGCAGAGTCTTCGCGGCCTCTGTCACCGCGTCGTTGACCGGCTTCACGTCGAACCGGGACAGCAGGAACCGCAGCCGCTTGGCGGCCTCGCCCGTCCGGCGCACTTCCAGGGGCGTCAGAGCGGACAGCGCCACTCGGCGGCCGGTCTGCTGGGCGGCCTCGATGCGTGCGCGCATGCCCTCATCGCCGTCGACGTGCTGTGAAAGCCCTTGAGCGTCCAGGACGAGCGTGCCTTCACTCTTGGCCGCGACCTTGAGGCGCTTGCTCACCACTCCTGTTCCGCCTGCCGCCGCGCTTCCGCGGAGACGGGGCCGAACGCCTTGCGGTCGGCTGCGACCACCTCGCGGAGCTTGGCCGCCGCGAGCATTCCTGTCCACCGCGGGGCCGGCTCAGTCCTCCGCGGGCTCCCGCGCCGCCTCCGGGGCCCGGTGGACGGTGCGGACGCAGTGGGTCAGGAGGCTCAGGCCGGCCACGAGGAGGGCGCCGGAGACGGTCCAGCCCAGGCCCAGGGTCAGCGGGCTGCCGGGCTTGTGCCAGGGGCGGGCGGTCGTGAGCAGCCAGCCGCCGACCGCCAGCAGGCCCAGCCCGAGGGCGGCGGGGAGGGCGGTGGCCTCGTCGTCGCCGCGCTGCTCGCACGAGGTTCCGCTCACGGGATCACCAACTCCAGGAATCGCTACGGGCGCACGGGCAGGTGCCTATCTTCGCAGCGGTTCGGCGGGTTCCGCACGGGTCGTCCGCCGGGTGGGATTCCGGGCATGCCGGAGGTCCGGTACTCCGCCCCCCGGGGGCACCTCCCAGCGGTGGCTGGGGGAGGGGGAGTACCGGACCTCGCGGAGACCGGGTGGGTCAGAGGACGCGGACGGCGCCGGTCGGCATGTCGTAGCTCAGCGGGCGCTCGACGATGCCCGTGCTGGGGTTCTGCGCGCCGACGAACTTGCCGCCGCCGACGTAGATGGCGACGTGGTAGGCGCTGCCCTTGGGGCCCCAGTACAGGATGTCGCCCGGCTGGAGGTTGCTCAGCGACACCGAGGTGCCGGCGAGGGACTGGTCCTGGGAGGTGCGGTCCAGGGAGATGCCGGCCTGGCGGTAGGCGGCCTGGACCAGGCCCGAGCAGTCGTACGCGGAGGGGCCGGTGGCGCCCATCACGTAGGCCTTGCCGACCTGGGCGTAGGCGAAGTTGATGATGGCCGCGGCGGAACCGGTGGCGGAGGAGCGTCCCTTGACGGTGGCGCCGCTGCCGTCGTCGGCGGCGGAGGCGTTGGTCAGGGAGGAGCGGCCGGAGCTGCGGTTGGCGCGCTCGGCCTCGGCCTTGCGGTCGGCCTCCTGCTTCGCCTTCTGCTCGGCGGCCTTCTGGGCGTCTTCCTTCGCCTGCTTCGCCTCGGCGGCGGCACCCGTACGGGCGCTCTCCTCCTGGGCGTTCAGCTCGCCGGTGACGGCGGCCTCCACGGCGGCGACGCGGGTGTTCTCGGCGGCCGTGTTGACGGCGTTGGACACCTCGGTGCCGAGGTCCAGGCTGAGGACCGGCATCTCCAGCGTCGTCTCGGCCACGGGCTCGGTAGACGGGGACGCGCTCGCGGTGCCGGCCATGGCCAGGGTGCTGAGGACGCCACCGGCAACTCCGGCGCGGACCGCGAGCTTCGAGGCGCTGCGGCGGGGCTTCCGGTGGCTGGGTATGTGAGCGGTGTGGGACATGGGACAACCGCTATCAGGGGTCCAGGGTCACCTTCAAGAAACGTGGTCTGCGCCACAGTTGCGGGAAAGGCCGGGCAACCGGGCGCGCCGCGCCTCCTATTGACGCCGTAACGGACGTATCGGACACCCCCTCGCAAGGCTGTGATCATGGGGTTTCAGCAATAAGTCCGGATTGATCCACCGCCTACCATCCAGTCGCACAGATGGCCAAGCCTCCTTTTTGAGGGTCATGATCCATGTGTCGCAGGTCACAGTTACCTGCCGCCGTGAGGGCGCTGTGGCCGGCCCGTGATCCGACCGTGAACTCGCCGTGCGGTTCGCGGCGCCGGGGCGGGGTACCAGCCCCCGGCGCGGGGCGCGGGTGCGGGGCTCGTGAACGTTCGTGAACGGATGCACAGCTTCTCCGCGCGGCGCCGCCGTCCACTTCCGTACCGCCGGACCCCCCGGGCGGGGGAGGCGGATTCCTTTATCACCCCGGTCGGCCTGTCGCCAATTTGCCTGTAGCGCCCACTCTTTGATAATGCAAGGCCGCTTCCACCTGCGGCGACGAGGCCGGATGTCACCTTTGGTGATCATGTGGATGCCTTGCGTATGAAGATCACCACTCTTCGGCCTTCATGATCGTTCGTCAGGTGGTGGAGATCACAAACTCGGTGTTGTTACCCGTGTCGCAGATCACAGACCGGCAGGCATAAGATGCGCACCAGTCCGGCTTGTGAACTGCCTCACATGCGATCGCCCCCGCTCCAGCGGCCGCGGTCTCCCGGGGCGGCTCCCCCCGGCCACCGCTGGGAGGGCCCCAACGCCGGCGCAGCGGTCCAACGGTCAAGGACGACTGGAAGGAGCGAGGAGCGTGAATGCCTACGCACCCATCCTCGTGCTCGGCGCCATCGGCGCAGGGTTTGCGATCTTCTCCGTGGTCATGGCCACGCTGATCGGCCCAAAGCGGTACAACCGGGCGAAGCTTGAGGCGTACGAGTGCGGCATCGAGCCCACCCCGACGCCCTCCGGTGGCGGTCGCTTCCCCATCAAGTACTACCTCACGGCGATGCTCTTCATCGTCTTCGACATCGAGATCGTCTTCCTCTACCCCTGGGCCGTCACCTTCGACTCCCTGGGGATCTTCGGGCTCGTCGAGATGCTGCTCTTCGTGCTCACCGTCTTCGTCGCCTACGCATACGTCTGGCGCCGCGGCGGCCTGGAATGGGACTGAGGGGCTGAATTTTCCATGGGACTGGAAGAGAAGCTGCCGAGCGGCTTCCTGCTGACCACCGTCGAACAGGCCGCGGGCTGGGTGCGCAAGGCATCCGTCTTCCCGGCCACCTTCGGCCTCGCCTGCTGCGCCATCGAGATGATGACCACCGGTGCCGGCCGCTACGACCTCGCCCGCTTCGGCATGGAGGTCTTCCGCGGCTCCCCGCGCCAGGCCGACCTGATGATCGTCGCCGGCCGGGTCAGCCAGAAGATGGCGCCGGTGCTGCGGCAGGTGTACGACCAGATGCCCGCCCCCAAGTGGGTCATCTCCATGGGGGTCTGCGCCTCCTCGGGCGGCATGTTCAACAACTACGCGATCGTCCAGGGCGTCGACCACATCGTCCCGGTGGACATCTACCTCCCCGGCTGCCCGCCCCGCCCCGAGATGCTCATCGACGCGATCCTCAAGCTCCACCAGAAGATCCAGGGCTCCAAGCTCGGCGTGAACCGGGAAGAGGCGGCGCGCGAGGCGGAGGAGGCGGCCCTCAAGGCCCTCCCCACCATCGAGATGAAGGGGCTCCTGCGGTGAGCGACGAACCCGCCGTGGAGAACGGCAACGGCAACAACGTCCCCGCCCCCCGGGCCGCCACCCCCGGACCCGAGGTGATCGGGGTCCGCAAGGGCATGTTCGGCGCCACGAACGGCGGCGACACCAGCGGCTACGGCGGCCTCGTCCGCACCGTGGCCCTGCCCGGCGCGAGCTCCCGCCCCTACGGTTCCTACTTCGACGAGGTCGCCGACGAGCTGGAGGGCGCCCTGGAGGAGCAGGACCTGCTCCCGGAGAACGCCATCGAGAAGGTCGTCGTCGACCGCGGCGAGATGACCCTGCACATCGCCCGCGAACACCTGGTGCGGGTGGCCTCCACCCTGCGCGACGACCCGGCCCTGCGCTTCGAGCTGTGCACCGGCGTCAGCGGCGTGCACTTCCCCGACGACAAGGGCCGCGAGCTGCACGCCGTCTACCACCTGCGCTCCCTCACCCACGGCCGGATCGTCCGGCTGGAGGTGTCGGTGCCCGACGGCGACCCGCACCTCCCCTCGCTCGTCGCGGTCTACCCGACCAACGACTGGCACGAGCGCGAGACGTACGACTTCTTCGGCCTGGTCTTCGACGGCCACCCCGCCCTCACGCGGATCATGATGCCGGACGACTGGCAGGGCTTCCCGCAGCGCAAGGACTACCCGCTCGGCGGCATCCCCATCGAGTACAAGGGCGCCCAGATCCCGGCTCCCGACCAGCGGAGGTCGTACAGCTGATGTCCCACACCCCCAACGCCGCCGACCACGCGGCCTCCCGCGAGACCACCGAAGGCACCGTCTACACCGTCACCGGCGGCGACTGGGACGAGATCGTCCAGTCCGCGGCCAAGGCGGACGACGAGCGCATCGTCGTCAACATGGGCCCCCAGCACCCCTCCACCCACGGCGTGCTCCGCCTGATCCTGGAGATCGACGGCGAGACGGTCACCGAGGCCCGCTGCGGCATCGGCTACCTGCACACCGGGATCGAGAAGAACCTCGAATTCCGCAACTGGACGCAGGGCACCACCTTCGTCACGCGCATGGACTACCTGACGCCGTTCTTCAACGAGACGGCGTACTGCCTCGGCGTCGAGAAGCTCCTCGGCATCACCGACCAGATCCCCGACCGGGCCACCGTCATCCGCGTCCTGCTGATGGAGCTCAACCGGCTCTCCTCCCACCTCGTGTGCATCGCCACCGGCGGCATGGAGCTGGGCGCGACCACGATCATGATCTACGGATTCCGGGACCGCGAGCTGATCCTCGACGTCTTCGAGCTGATCACCGGCCTGCGCATGAACCACGCCTTCGTCCGCCCCGGCGGCCTCGCCCAGGACCTGCCCCCCGGCGCGGTCGACCAGCTGCGCGAGTTCGTCAAGACGATGAAGAAGAACCTGCCGGAGTACGACAAGCTCGCCACCGGCAACCCCATCTTCAAGGCCCGCATGCAGGACGTCGGCTACCTCGACCTGGCCGGCTGCATGGCCCTCGGCGCCACAGGACCGATCCTGCGCTCCGCCGGCCTGCCGCACGACCTGCGCAAGACCGACCCCTACTGCGGCTACGACAGCTACGAGTTCGACGTCCCCACCACCGAGAGCTGCGACTCCTACGGGCGGTTCCTGATCCGCCTGGAGGAGATGCGCCAGTCGCTGCGGATCGTCGAGCAGTGCCTGGACCGGCTGGAGCCCGGCCCGGTCATGGTCGCCGACAAGAAGATCGCCTGGCCGGCGCAGCTCGCCATGGGCCCCGACGGCCTCGGCAACTCCCTCGACCACATCAAGAACATCATGGGCACCTCCATGGAGGCCCTCATCCACCACTTCAAGCTGGTGACCGAGGGCTTCCGGGTCCCCGCCGGGCAGGCCTACGCGGCCGTCGAGTCCCCCAAGGGCGAACTCGGCGTCCACGTGGTCTCCGACGGAGGCACCCGCCCCTACCGGGTCCACTTCCGCGACCCGTCCTTCACCAACCTGCAGGCCATGGCGGCGATGTGCGAAGGCGGCCAGGTCGCCGACGTCATCGTCGCCGTCGCCTCCATCGACCCCGTGATGGGAGGCGTCGACCGATGACGGCCGATGCAGTGAACACGGGCATCAGCCTCGGGATGCCGCAGCTCCCCGCCCCCGACTTCCCCGCCGAGGTGCGCGCCCGGCTCGAAGCGGACGCGCAGGAGATCATCGCCCGCTACCCCGACAGCCGCTCCGCGCTGCTGCCGCTGCTGCACCTGACGCAGTCCGAGGAGGGCTACGTCTCCCGCACCGGCATCCGGTTCTGCGCCGAGGTCCTCGGCCTGACCACCGCCGAGGTCACCGCGGTCGCCACCTTCTACACGATGTACCGGCGGCGGCCCTCCGGCGACTACCAGGTCGGGGTCTGCACCAACACCCTGTGCGCGGTGATGGGCGGCGACGCCATCTTCGCCGAGCTCCAGGAGCACCTCGGGGTCGGCAACAACGAGACCACCCCCGACGGCAAGGTCACGCTGGAGCACATCGAGTGCAACGCGGCCTGCGACTACGCCCCCGTGGTGATGGTCAACTGGGAGTTCTTCGACAACCAGACCCCCGAGTCCGCCAAGGCCCTCGTCGACGACCTGCGCGCCGGCCGCCCGGTCGAACCGACCCGGGGCGCGCCGCTGTGCACGTACAAGGACACCGCCCGCATCCTGGCGGGCTTCCCCGACGAGCGCGAGGGCGCGGTGGAGGCGAGCGGCGGCGCGGGCCCCGCCTCCCTGATCGGCCTGCGCATCGCCCGCGGCGAGTCCCCGCACGCCCCGGTCGTCCGCCCGCGCGCCGAGACCGGTACCGAGGGAGGGGAGTGATGTCGGTGTCGTCCAAGGAAACTCATGGGGGCACCTCCCAGCCGGAGGCTGGGGGAGGTACCAGCCCGGAGAAGCTGCTCGCACCCGTCCTGTCGGCGTTCTGGGACGAGCCCGAGTCGTGGACGCTGGCGACCTACCGGCGCCACGAGGGCTACGAGGGTCTGCGCAAGGCCCTCGCGATGACCCCCGACGAGGTGATCGCCTACGTCAAGGACTCGGGACTGCGCGGACGCGGCGGCGCCGGCTTCCCCACCGGGATGAAGTGGCAGTTCATCCCGCAGGGCGACGGCAAGCCGCACTACCTCGTCGTGAACGCGGACGAGTCGGAGCCCGGAACCTGCAAGGACATCCCCCTCCTCTTCGCCAACCCGCACTCCCTCATCGAGGGAATGATCATCGCCTGCTACGCGATCCGCTCCGAGCACGCCTTCATCTACCTGCGCGGCGAGACCGTGCCGGTGCTGCGGCGGCTGCACGAAGCCGTGCGCGAGGCGTACGCGGCCGGATACCTCGGCAAGGACATCGACGGCAGCGGACGCAACCTCGACATCACGGTGCACGCGGGCGCGGGCGCGTACATCTGCGGCGAGGAGACGGCACTGCTCGACTCCCTCGAAGGCCGGCGCGGCCAGCCCCGGCTGCGTCCCCCCTTCCCCGCGGTCGAAGGCCTCTACGCCTGCCCCACTGTCGTGAACAACGTCGAGTCCATCGCCTCGGTTCCCGCGATCCTGAGCAAGGGCAAGGACTGGTTCAAGGCGATGGGGACGGAGAAGTCCCCCGGCTTCACCCTCTACTCCCTCTCCGGGCACGTCGCCGGCCCCGGCCAGTACGAGGCCCCCCTCGGCATCACCCTGCGCCAGCTCCTCGACATGAGCGGCGGCATGCGCCCCGGACACCGGCTGAAGTTCTGGACCCCCGGCGGCTCCTCCACCCCCATGTTCACCGACGAGCACCTCGACGTCCCGCTCGACTACGAGGGCGTGGGCGCGGCCGGCTCCATGCTCGGCACCAAGGCCCTCCAGTGCTTCGACGAGACCACCTGCGTGGTGCGCGCCGTCACCCGCTGGACCGAGTTCTACGCCCACGAGTCCTGCGGCAAGTGCACCCCCTGCCGCGAGGGCACGTACTGGCTCGTCCAGCTGCTGCGCGACATCGAGGCCGGCAAGGGCGTCATGTCCGACCTCGACAAGCTGAACGACATCGCCGACAACATCAACGGCAAGTCCTTCTGCGCGCTCGGCGACGGCGCGGCCAGCCCGATCTTCTCCTCCCTGAAGTACTTCCGCGCGGAGTACGAGCAGCACATCACCGGGAAGGGCTGCCCCTTCGACCACCGGAAGTCGACCCTGTGGGCCGACGGCCCGGCAAAGAACTCCGAGGTGAACGCATGACCGTCGCCACCAGTGCCCCCGCCGGCGGCGGCGAGGCCGCCAAGCCGCCGCAGGACGACCTGGTCACGCTGACCATCGACGGCGCCCAGCTGTCCGTGCCCAAGGGGACCCTCGTCATCCGGGCCGCCGAACAGCTCGGCATCGAGATCCCCCGGTTCTGCGACCACCCCCTCCTCGACCCGGCCGGCGCCTGCCGCCAGTGCATCGTCGAGGTCGAGGGCCAGCGCAAGCCGATGGCCTCCTGCACCATCACCTGCACCGACGGCATGGTCGTGCGCACCCAGCTGACCTCCGAGGCCGCTGACAAGGCCCAGCGCGGGGTGATGGAGCTGCTGCTCATCAACCACCCGCTGGACTGCCCCGTCTGCGACAAGGGCGGCGAATGCCCCCTGCAGAACCAGGCGATGTCGCACGGAAACGCCGAATCCCGGTTCGAGGGCCGCAAGCGGACCTACGAGAAGCCCGTCGCGATCTCCACGCAGGTGCTGCTGGACCGCGAGCGGTGCGTGCTGTGCGCGCGCTGCACCCGCTTCTCCAACCAGGTCGCCGGCGACCCGATGATCGAGCTGCTGGAACGCGGCGCGCTCCAGCAGGTCGGCACCGGCGAGGGCGACCCGTTCGAGTCGTACTTCTCCGGCAACACCATCCAGATCTGCCCCGTCGGCGCCCTCACCTCGGCCGCCTACCGGTTCCGCTCCCGCCCGTTCGACCTCGTCTCCTCGCCGAGCGTGTGCGAGCACTGCGCGGGCGGCTGCGCGACCCGGACCGACCACCGGCGCGGGAAGGTGATGCGCCGCCTCGCCGCCGAGGACCCCGAGGTCAACGAGGAGTGGATCTGCGACAAGGGCCGCTTCGCGTTCCGTTACGCGCAGCGCCCGGACCGGCTGACCACCCCGCTGGTGCGCGGGGCCGACGGGGTCCTCGCCCCGGCGAGCTGGCCCGAGGCCCTGGAGGCCGCCGCCAGGGGGCTCACCGCGGCGCGCGGCCGGGCGGGGGTGCTGACCGGCGGCCGGCTGACCGTCGAGGACGCCTACGCGTACGCCAAGTTCGCCCGGGTGGTGCTCGACACCAACGACATCGACTTCCGGGCCCGCGTGCACAGCGCGGAGGAGACCGACTTCCTGGCCGCCTCCGTCGCCGGCACCGGCAAGGACCTCGACGGCACGGGCGTCACCTACGCCTCCCTCGAGGCGGCCCCGGCCGTCCTGCTGGCCGGCATCGAGGCCGAGGAGGAGGCCCCCGGGGTCTTCCTGCGGCTGCGCAAGGCCCACCGCAAGCGGGGCCAGAAGACGTACGCCCTCGCCCCGTTCGCCACCCGGGGCCTGACCAAGGCCGGCGGCACCCTGCTGGCCGCCGCCCCCGGCACCGAACCCGAGTGGCTGGACGCCCTGGCCTCCCGCACCGGGCTGGAGGAGGGCGGCGCCGAAGCGGCCGAGGCGCTCCGCCGGCCCGGGGCCGTCCTCGTCGTCGGGGAGCGGCTCGCGGGGGTGCCCGGCGCGCTGACCGCCGCCGTACGGGCGGCCACCGCGACCGGAGCCCGGCTGGTGTGGATCCCGCGCCGGGCCGGGGAGCGGGCCGCCGTCGAGGCGGGCGCGCTGCCGTCCCTGCTGCCGGGCGGCCGCCCGGCCACCGATCCGCGGGCCCGCGACGAGGTCGCCGCCGCCTGGGGGCTGGAGGCGCTGCCGCACCGCTACGGCCGCGACACCGGCCAGATCGTCGAGGCCGCCGCCACCCGTGAGCTGTCCGCGCTGCTGGTCGCGGGCGTCGAGGTCGCCGACCTGCCGGACCCGCAGCGGGCCCGGACCGCGCTGGAGGAGGCCTTCGTGGTCTCCCTGGAGCTGCGGCCCGGGGAGGTCACCGACCACGCGGACGTGGTCCTGCCGGTCGCCGCCGTCGCCGAGAAGGCGGGCACGTTCATCAACTGGGAGGGCCGGGTCCGCCCCTTCGAGGCGGCCCTCAAGCCCGACCAGATGACCCGCCGCCTCGCTCCGGCCGACGCCCGCGTGCTGCACATGCTGGCCGACGCCGCCGACCGGCCGATCGCCCTGCCCGACGTGCACGCCGTGCGCCGGGAGCTGGAGCGGCTCGGCCCCTGGGAGGGCGACCTCGCCCCCGAGCGGTCCACCGGTTCGGCGCCGCTGCCCCGGCCCGGCGCGGGCGAGGCCGTACTCGCCGGCCACCGCCTGCTGCTGGACCTGGGCCGGCTCCAGGAGGGCGACGAGGCCCTGGCCGGGACCCGGCACGAGGCCGCGGCCCGCCTCTCGGCCGCCACGGCCGCCGAGACCGGCGTCAAGGACGGCGACCTCCTCGCCGTCACCGGCCCGGCCGGCTCGGTGGAACTCCCGCTGCGGATCACCGGGATGCCCGACCGGGTCGTGTGGCTCCCCCTGAACTCCACCGGCTCCGGCGTCCTCGCCGACACCGGCGCCCTGCCCGGCACCCTCGTCCGCATCGGACCGGCGCCGGCCCCGGCCGCCCCCGCCAAGGAGGTGCGAGCGTGACCAGCCTCGCCCACATCGCGGCGCAGCAGCCGCACGTCCTCGCCGCCGAGGACCTGTCCCTGTTCGGCAGGGACGTCTGGTGGCTCGTCCTGCTGAAGGCGGTGTTCTGCTTCGCCTTCCTGATGGTGACCGTGCTGTTCTCCATCGTCTGGGAGCGCAAGGTCGTCGCCTGGATGCAGCTGCGCATCGGCCCCAACCGGCACGGGCCCTGGGGCATGCTCCAGTCCCTCGCCGACGGCGTGAAGCTGATGCTGAAGGAAGACGTCATCGTCAAGCGGGCCGACAAGGTGGTGTACGTCCTGGCGCCGGTCATCGCGGCGATCCCGGCGTTCATGGCCATCGCGGTGATCCCGTTCGGCCCGTCCGGCAACGAGGTCTCGATCTTCGGGCAGCGCACCACGATGCAGCTGACCGACCTGCCGATCGCGATGCTGTACGTCCTGGCCGTGGCCTCGGTCGGCATCTACGGCATCGTGCTGGCCGGCTGGTCCTCGGGCTCGACCTATCCGCTGCTCGGCGGCCTGCGCTCCTGCGCGCAGATGATCTCGTACGAGATCGCGATGGGCGCGGCCTTCGCCTCGGTCTTCCTCTACTCCGGGTCCATGTCGACCTCGGCGATCGTGGAGGCGCAGGCGGACCGCTGGTACATCGTGCTGCTGCCGGTTTCGTTCATCATCTACGTGATCACGATGGTCGGCGAGACCAACCGCGCCCCCTTCGACATGCCGGAGTCCGAGGGCGACCTGGTCGGCGGCTTCAACACCGAGTACTCCTCCATCAAGTTCGCGCTGTTCATGCTGGCCGAGTACGTCAACATGGTCACCGTCTCGGCGGTCTCGGTCACCCTGTTCCTGGGCGGCTGGCGCGCCCCGGCACCGATCTCCACGTACTGGGAGGGCGCGAACCACGGCTGGTGGCCGATGCTCTGGTTCGTCATCAAGGTGCAGCTGCTGCTGTTCTTCTTCATCTGGCTGCGCGGCACGCTGCCCCGCGTGCGCTACGACCAGCTGATGAAGCTCGGCTGGAAGGTGCTGATCCCGGTCTCCGTGGTCTGGCTGATGCTGGTCGCCACCGTCCGGGCGCTGCGCAACGAGCGCTACGACTTCTCGGAGATCGTGCTCTACGTCGGCGGGGCCGTCGTGGCGATCCTGCTGCTGACCGCCGTCGCCGACCACTTCCGCGACAAGCGGGAGAAGACGGCCGCCGCGCAGGCGGGGCAGGCCGCGGCCGCCGAGCCCTTCGACCCGATGGCGGGCGGCTTCCCCGTACCGCCCAAGCCCGGCCAGCACCTGGCACCCGTACCGCGCAGGCGGTCCCGCGCCGAGCGGGAGCTGATTGTCAGTGGCGGGACGAATACTGACAGTGACCGAGAGGAGGGTTGAGACGTGTCTGACGAGTCGTCCGAAAAGTGGCAGAACCCGGTGGCCGGCTTCGGCGTGACCTTCAAG is part of the Streptomyces katrae genome and harbors:
- a CDS encoding C40 family peptidase; translated protein: MSHTAHIPSHRKPRRSASKLAVRAGVAGGVLSTLAMAGTASASPSTEPVAETTLEMPVLSLDLGTEVSNAVNTAAENTRVAAVEAAVTGELNAQEESARTGAAAEAKQAKEDAQKAAEQKAKQEADRKAEAERANRSSGRSSLTNASAADDGSGATVKGRSSATGSAAAIINFAYAQVGKAYVMGATGPSAYDCSGLVQAAYRQAGISLDRTSQDQSLAGTSVSLSNLQPGDILYWGPKGSAYHVAIYVGGGKFVGAQNPSTGIVERPLSYDMPTGAVRVL
- a CDS encoding NADH-quinone oxidoreductase subunit D — protein: MSHTPNAADHAASRETTEGTVYTVTGGDWDEIVQSAAKADDERIVVNMGPQHPSTHGVLRLILEIDGETVTEARCGIGYLHTGIEKNLEFRNWTQGTTFVTRMDYLTPFFNETAYCLGVEKLLGITDQIPDRATVIRVLLMELNRLSSHLVCIATGGMELGATTIMIYGFRDRELILDVFELITGLRMNHAFVRPGGLAQDLPPGAVDQLREFVKTMKKNLPEYDKLATGNPIFKARMQDVGYLDLAGCMALGATGPILRSAGLPHDLRKTDPYCGYDSYEFDVPTTESCDSYGRFLIRLEEMRQSLRIVEQCLDRLEPGPVMVADKKIAWPAQLAMGPDGLGNSLDHIKNIMGTSMEALIHHFKLVTEGFRVPAGQAYAAVESPKGELGVHVVSDGGTRPYRVHFRDPSFTNLQAMAAMCEGGQVADVIVAVASIDPVMGGVDR
- a CDS encoding NuoB/complex I 20 kDa subunit family protein; the protein is MGLEEKLPSGFLLTTVEQAAGWVRKASVFPATFGLACCAIEMMTTGAGRYDLARFGMEVFRGSPRQADLMIVAGRVSQKMAPVLRQVYDQMPAPKWVISMGVCASSGGMFNNYAIVQGVDHIVPVDIYLPGCPPRPEMLIDAILKLHQKIQGSKLGVNREEAAREAEEAALKALPTIEMKGLLR
- a CDS encoding geranylgeranyl reductase family protein, whose translation is MTEPTEPLSEHRADVIVVGAGPAGSTTAYYLAKAGLDVLLLEKTAFPREKVCGDGLTPRATKQLVAMGIDISEEAGWLRNKGLRIIGGGQRLQLDWPELASYPDYGLVRKRDDFDETLARQAQKAGARLYERCNVGEPVRDPRTGHITGVHAKLGEEKTPVTFHAPLVVAADGNSSRLSLAMGLHRREDRPMGVAVRTYFTSPRHDDDYLESWLELWDRRGPQDRLLPGYGWIFGMGDGTSNVGLGILNSSSAFKELDWREVLKAWCASMPEDWGYTPENMTQPIRGAALPMAFNRQPHYTKGLLLVGDAGGLVNPFNGEGIAYAMESGQIAAEVIVQAHARATPAQRELALHSYPKVLKETYGGYYTLGRAFVKLIGNPTVMKIAAQRGLTHPVLMRFTLKMLANLTDPTGGDAMDRIINGLSKVAPKA
- a CDS encoding NADH-quinone oxidoreductase subunit A produces the protein MNAYAPILVLGAIGAGFAIFSVVMATLIGPKRYNRAKLEAYECGIEPTPTPSGGGRFPIKYYLTAMLFIVFDIEIVFLYPWAVTFDSLGIFGLVEMLLFVLTVFVAYAYVWRRGGLEWD
- a CDS encoding NADH-quinone oxidoreductase subunit C translates to MSDEPAVENGNGNNVPAPRAATPGPEVIGVRKGMFGATNGGDTSGYGGLVRTVALPGASSRPYGSYFDEVADELEGALEEQDLLPENAIEKVVVDRGEMTLHIAREHLVRVASTLRDDPALRFELCTGVSGVHFPDDKGRELHAVYHLRSLTHGRIVRLEVSVPDGDPHLPSLVAVYPTNDWHERETYDFFGLVFDGHPALTRIMMPDDWQGFPQRKDYPLGGIPIEYKGAQIPAPDQRRSYS
- the nuoF gene encoding NADH-quinone oxidoreductase subunit NuoF, translating into MSVSSKETHGGTSQPEAGGGTSPEKLLAPVLSAFWDEPESWTLATYRRHEGYEGLRKALAMTPDEVIAYVKDSGLRGRGGAGFPTGMKWQFIPQGDGKPHYLVVNADESEPGTCKDIPLLFANPHSLIEGMIIACYAIRSEHAFIYLRGETVPVLRRLHEAVREAYAAGYLGKDIDGSGRNLDITVHAGAGAYICGEETALLDSLEGRRGQPRLRPPFPAVEGLYACPTVVNNVESIASVPAILSKGKDWFKAMGTEKSPGFTLYSLSGHVAGPGQYEAPLGITLRQLLDMSGGMRPGHRLKFWTPGGSSTPMFTDEHLDVPLDYEGVGAAGSMLGTKALQCFDETTCVVRAVTRWTEFYAHESCGKCTPCREGTYWLVQLLRDIEAGKGVMSDLDKLNDIADNINGKSFCALGDGAASPIFSSLKYFRAEYEQHITGKGCPFDHRKSTLWADGPAKNSEVNA
- the nuoE gene encoding NADH-quinone oxidoreductase subunit NuoE — protein: MTADAVNTGISLGMPQLPAPDFPAEVRARLEADAQEIIARYPDSRSALLPLLHLTQSEEGYVSRTGIRFCAEVLGLTTAEVTAVATFYTMYRRRPSGDYQVGVCTNTLCAVMGGDAIFAELQEHLGVGNNETTPDGKVTLEHIECNAACDYAPVVMVNWEFFDNQTPESAKALVDDLRAGRPVEPTRGAPLCTYKDTARILAGFPDEREGAVEASGGAGPASLIGLRIARGESPHAPVVRPRAETGTEGGE